A part of Neoarius graeffei isolate fNeoGra1 chromosome 8, fNeoGra1.pri, whole genome shotgun sequence genomic DNA contains:
- the LOC132890300 gene encoding C-C motif chemokine 4 homolog yields MKMNRVFLVLGFVLIMALYSDAQPKAVAPTECCFEFFTGKIPPQYILEVKKTDSQCPQKGFIVTTPKFPRLCVHEVTMELKA; encoded by the exons ATGAAGATGAATCGTGTGTTTTTGGTCCTGGGCTTTGTCCTGATCATGGCGCTCTACTCAGATGCTCAGC CTAAAGCTGTTGCACCTACAGAATGCTGCTTTGAGTTTTTCACTGGCAAAATTCCTCCCCAATACATCCTGGAGGTTAAAAAGACAGACTCACAGTGTCCACAGAAAGGGTTCAT tgttactACTCCTAAGTTCCCCAGACTGTGTGTTCATGAAGTCACCATGGAATTAAAAGCTTAA